One genomic window of Roseateles sp. DAIF2 includes the following:
- the leuC gene encoding 3-isopropylmalate dehydratase large subunit: MNDAAPRTLYRKLVDGHTVARLDEQNLLLFCDLHLMNEYTSPQAFAGLREQGRGVPLPGQNLAVVSHIIPTHAESPRRITDPASALQASNLKRNCSAHGIPLFDTDDALQGIEHVVAPELGMVRPGMVVICGDSHTTTYGALGTLGFGIGTSEVEHVLATQTLVYRLARDMRIRVDGRLGAGVSAKDLILHIIGRIGAQGARGFVVEFDGAAIEALSIEARFTLCNMAVEAGARGALIAPDAAAIDYVLAHAPDLRDGAWREAALAAWRELHSDAGAVFEVEHRFDAAAVAPHVSWGTSPDQVLPIDGRVPDPAALAEGPERRSAEQALRYTGLTPGDAIAGTPIQHVFIGSCTNGRIEDLRAVAALVGERRVAPGVRAMVVPGSGRVAAQAEAEGIAARLRAAGFEWRKPGCSMCLAMNDDVLAAGQRCASTTNRNFEGRQGRGAITHLMSPAMAAAAALTGRICDPRTLRQGADT, translated from the coding sequence ATGAACGACGCTGCCCCCCGCACCCTCTACCGCAAGCTGGTCGACGGCCATACCGTGGCGCGGCTGGACGAGCAGAACCTGCTGCTGTTCTGCGACCTGCACCTGATGAACGAGTACACCAGCCCGCAGGCCTTCGCCGGCCTGCGCGAGCAGGGGCGCGGCGTGCCGCTGCCGGGCCAGAACCTGGCCGTGGTCAGCCACATCATCCCCACCCATGCCGAGAGCCCGCGCCGCATCACCGATCCGGCCTCGGCGCTGCAGGCCAGCAATCTGAAGCGCAACTGCAGCGCACATGGCATCCCGCTGTTCGACACCGACGACGCGCTGCAGGGCATCGAGCATGTGGTGGCGCCCGAGCTGGGCATGGTGCGGCCCGGCATGGTCGTCATCTGCGGCGACAGCCACACCACCACCTACGGCGCGCTCGGCACGCTGGGTTTCGGCATCGGCACCTCCGAGGTCGAGCATGTGCTGGCCACCCAGACCCTGGTCTACCGCCTGGCGCGCGACATGCGCATCCGCGTCGACGGCCGGCTCGGCGCCGGCGTCAGCGCCAAGGACCTGATCCTGCACATCATCGGCCGCATCGGCGCGCAGGGGGCGCGCGGCTTCGTGGTCGAGTTCGACGGCGCGGCGATCGAGGCCCTGTCGATCGAGGCCCGCTTCACCCTGTGCAATATGGCGGTCGAGGCCGGCGCGCGCGGCGCGCTGATCGCGCCCGACGCCGCCGCGATCGACTATGTGCTGGCCCATGCGCCGGACCTGCGCGACGGGGCCTGGCGCGAAGCCGCGCTGGCCGCCTGGCGCGAGCTGCACAGCGATGCCGGCGCCGTCTTCGAGGTCGAGCATCGCTTCGACGCCGCCGCGGTGGCGCCGCATGTCAGCTGGGGCACCAGCCCGGACCAGGTGCTGCCGATCGACGGCCGGGTGCCCGATCCGGCCGCGCTGGCCGAGGGCCCGGAGCGCCGCAGCGCCGAGCAGGCCCTGCGCTACACCGGCCTCACGCCGGGCGACGCGATCGCCGGCACGCCGATCCAGCATGTGTTCATCGGCTCCTGCACCAATGGCCGCATCGAGGATCTGCGCGCGGTGGCGGCGCTGGTGGGCGAGCGCCGGGTCGCGCCCGGCGTGCGCGCGATGGTGGTGCCGGGCTCGGGCCGCGTCGCGGCCCAGGCCGAGGCCGAGGGCATCGCGGCGCGGCTGCGGGCCGCCGGCTTCGAGTGGCGCAAGCCGGGCTGCTCGATGTGCCTGGCGATGAACGACGATGTGCTGGCCGCCGGCCAGCGCTGCGCCTCCACCACCAACCGCAATTTCGAGGGCCGCCAGGGACGCGGCGCGATCACCCATTTGATGAGCCCGGCGATGGCCGCAGCCGCCGCCCTCACCGGCCGCATCTGCGACCCGCGCACATTGCGGCAGGGAGCCGACACATGA
- the leuD gene encoding 3-isopropylmalate dehydratase small subunit: MSIDAIEGRAAALRIENLDTDQIMPKQFLRGIDKQGLDRGLLYDLRFDGEGRPRPDCVLNRPELAGTPVLLGGANFGCGSSREHAVWGLLQYGIRAVIAPSFGEIFYSNAMNNRLLLVMLPAAQVAALMAEAEAGAALRIDVDAQRVRGQRVDAGFELAPRHRRMFLEGLDMIGLSLAQRPQIEAFAAAHWARQPWLRDVAARMHRQAQQA; encoded by the coding sequence ATGAGCATCGACGCGATCGAGGGTCGCGCCGCCGCGCTGCGCATCGAGAACCTGGACACCGACCAGATCATGCCCAAGCAGTTCCTGCGCGGCATCGACAAGCAGGGGCTGGACCGCGGCCTGCTTTACGACCTGCGCTTCGACGGCGAGGGCCGCCCGCGGCCGGACTGCGTGCTGAACCGGCCCGAGCTGGCCGGCACGCCGGTGCTGCTGGGCGGCGCCAACTTCGGCTGCGGCTCCAGCCGCGAGCATGCGGTCTGGGGCCTGCTGCAGTACGGCATCCGCGCGGTGATCGCGCCGAGCTTCGGCGAGATCTTCTATTCCAACGCGATGAACAACCGCCTGCTGCTGGTGATGCTGCCGGCCGCGCAGGTCGCGGCGCTGATGGCCGAGGCCGAGGCCGGCGCCGCGCTGCGCATTGACGTCGACGCGCAGCGCGTGCGCGGGCAGCGGGTCGACGCCGGCTTCGAGCTGGCGCCGCGGCACCGCCGGATGTTCCTCGAGGGGCTGGACATGATCGGCCTGTCGCTGGCCCAGCGCCCGCAAATCGAGGCCTTCGCCGCCGCGCATTGGGCACGCCAGCCCTGGCTGCGCGACGTCGCCGCGCGCATGCATCGGCAGGCTCAGCAGGCATAA